Within Candidatus Neomarinimicrobiota bacterium, the genomic segment ACCTCATAATACTCTTTTCTGTGGCCCTGATCTATCCGGTCCCTCACAAACCGTTCATATCCCCGCATGGCACTCCTTTTGTTGCGCGAGAACTGAGCCAACACAAACCCCGTATCCACCAACTCATCGTCCTCACCTTTCACGTACGCTCCGTAACTGGTCCAGCGGTAATCCATCGGATCGTCAACCAAGCCCGCACGAACGGGATTCAAATGGAGGTATGCGGAAAGCTCCAACAGATAGGCATCTCGCTCACAGAGGATGGCCTTGTACCGTCCCTGAAAGAGGTGCCCGCTCTTTCTGTACCTGACATTGAAGGTGCGGGTATAGCGAAACTGAACGACCTGCATCACCCGGCTCAGTGGAACATCTCTGACCTCCACCAAAAGGTGGACATGGTTCGGCATCAACACGTATGCATAGAAAACGATACGGTAGCGCTGCTTGTACTCTCTCAAAAACCTCCTATAGCGCTCGTAATCCCCTTCATCACGAAATATCACCTGTCGCCTATTACCCCGGGAAATAACGTGATAGAGAGCTCCTGCAAAATGAATGCGCGGTTTTCGTGCCATACCGACTCAATACCAACCGCTCGGTCCAATGTCAATACCTATTTACTTATGCCTGACCCCTTTTCTTCTCTTTTCTTCTTGTATGGCCTAGAACTGACGGGATATCAACGCTCGAACAGTCAAGTTAAGCTCACCCAATGGACTCACATTGCCGTAATCTACGATGGTGCGGAAATCAAGTTCTACATCAATGGGGAGAAGGATGAAAACGTGATAAGGGCATCGGGTAAGATTAAGAGCACTACGAATCCCATTCATTTCGGTGGCGATCGGTCTGGGTGATGTTCTTATTATCTTCAAGGGTTCCTTGATGAGGTAAAAATTTCTAATTTCGCTAAGACTCCGGAGGAGATTACGTTATCTGCGAATCCAATCCCGGTAAGTCAATAAGAAACGTCAGATCAGTCGTAGACAGACGGGCTCTTTGGGGCGTGTCCAGCTCCTGGCCAGGTTTCATTGCTGCGCAGGATTCCAGCGCTGCTGGTTGCCAGATAGGCTTTAAAATGGCGCACCATCAGTTCCGATTTCAGGGAAGAGTATGCTGGGTCGTCCCACAGGTTGACGAACTCCCCCGGATCCGATTCGAGGTCGTATAGTTCGCCGATGGCCTCTCCCACGTAGACAGTTAGCTTGTACCTTCCGTCGAAGTACATGGTTCCATGACTGTGGTTAGGCAAGTTAAGGCTGTCGTTGAACTCGGAAATCACGTGGTCCTTATGATGGCCCAGGTCCGCCTGCCCGGTCAAAAGCGATAGAAGCGATTTGCCCTGCATGTAATACGGAACCTCCAGGCTGACTGCTTCCAACAGGGTCGGAGCCAAGTCTACCAACTCAACCAACGCGTCGCTTCTCACCCCCTTCAAGATCCTTGCCGGCCAGGAAATGATCAAAGGTACGCGCACCGAGCCCTCGGAAAACCGGCAGCCCTTGTAGATCAGGCCATGATCCCCCAGCAACTCACCGTGGTCGCTCATGTAGATAATCAGCGTGTTCTCTTTCTGCCCCATTTCCTCTATCGTGTCCACGATGCGCTTGAACTGGTCATCAATCAGCTCAATCATGGCATAATAACAGGCCTTAGCCAATCGAGCATCGTACGCGCTTGGCGGGATTCTTCCCATGTCACCTCTCTCGACAGATCCGGTGATATTGTCTTTGCCGGAAGAGGTCAGGGGATTTATCGCCTCGATCGTATGTTGGTCGATGTTGCCGAAGGCTTTCTGACGTTCAATGTCCGACTCGCGGAATAGCGGATAGGGCAGGGTTTGTGGATCGTAACGGTCCAGGTATTCCTGGGGCGGATCAAAGGGCGGATGGGGATCGAAGGGATTGACGCTCATCAGCCACGGGCCGTCCCGTTCTTCAGTGATGAACCGGATAGCCATTTCAGAACACCACGTGGTCTGGTGGTATTCCGTCGGCACACCCGGCCCAACCTGGCCGGAGAGCGAACCGTACAATTCTACGGGGTCTACCCCCTTTTCCTCTTTCAGCCAGATGGCGTAATCGTGCCCATAGGGATAATCAGGGTTGGGATGATTACTCCAGAAGAACTTGCGGTATCCGTCCTCGGGCCGCCGCTCCAGGTTACCCTTATTTGCCCTCGAAAGGTGGAGCTTGCCTGACAGCGCGCAGTCGTAGCCTGCGCCCGCCAGCAGTTTGGTGACCAACACTTCGTTGGAAGGAAAGTAATCGCTGTTGTTGCGAAGGACGTGATGAGTATTCGGGTAGCGACCCGTCAGAAACGTGGCCCGGCTGGGCGTGCAGATCGGGCTCTGGGCATAGGCGCGGGTAAAAGCCACCCCCTCTTCGCAAAGCGCGTCAAGATTCGGGGTATGGATATGAGGGTTGCCCAATGCGTGAATCGTGTCATACCGCTGCTGGTCGGAGCAATACCACAGAATGTTTGGTCGTTCGTGCTTCGCCATGATCTTTCCTTTCTAATCTAATCGAATTCTAGGTATGTCAACTCTCCAAATCCAATCCATTTATGCCTCTGCTTTCTTCCTGCCACGCCATTTGGAGATCAGGGGCCATAGAAGAAACAGCGCGGAGATAATGAGAAAAGCACATGAAACCGGCCGGGTGATCAAGGGTAGGAAACTGCCACCCGATATCATGAGACCTGATCTCAGCTTAACCTCGGCAATTGGGGCCAGCACCGCTCCAATGATAAACGGAGCTTGGGGGAAAGCGGCTTTTTTCATCACATACCCTACGAGGCCGAAGGCTAGCAAAACCCAGACATCGAACATGCGGTTCCCCTCAATATAACCTCCAATGATGCAAAATGTCAGGATAACTGGTAAGGTATAGCCCTTGGGGATTTTGGTAAATTTGGCGATGAACCCCACCGTGCCCGTCATCATGAGAAACATCAGAATATTCGCGACAAAGCATGCCGCGATGATGCCGTAGAAAATACTCGGGTGACTGGTGGCCAACATCGGTCCCGGCTCGACGTTATGGATCATCATCCCGCCCATCAGAAAGACATCGACAATGCTACCCGGAATGCCCATAGAAATGAGCGGTA encodes:
- a CDS encoding transposase — protein: MARKPRIHFAGALYHVISRGNRRQVIFRDEGDYERYRRFLREYKQRYRIVFYAYVLMPNHVHLLVEVRDVPLSRVMQVVQFRYTRTFNVRYRKSGHLFQGRYKAILCERDAYLLELSAYLHLNPVRAGLVDDPMDYRWTSYGAYVKGEDDELVDTGFVLAQFSRNKRSAMRGYERFVRDRIDQGHRKEYYEVKDQRFLGEDDFVEEVRRGLDENGGFVYDISIVEIVSEVSSVLRIPLDLIYSGSRNRRGALGRAVVGYVGRKLAGHRVKVVAEHFHRDP
- a CDS encoding LamG-like jellyroll fold domain-containing protein; translation: MPDPFSSLFFLYGLELTGYQRSNSQVKLTQWTHIAVIYDGAEIKFYINGEKDENVIRASGKIKSTTNPIHFGGDRSG
- a CDS encoding sulfatase; amino-acid sequence: MAKHERPNILWYCSDQQRYDTIHALGNPHIHTPNLDALCEEGVAFTRAYAQSPICTPSRATFLTGRYPNTHHVLRNNSDYFPSNEVLVTKLLAGAGYDCALSGKLHLSRANKGNLERRPEDGYRKFFWSNHPNPDYPYGHDYAIWLKEEKGVDPVELYGSLSGQVGPGVPTEYHQTTWCSEMAIRFITEERDGPWLMSVNPFDPHPPFDPPQEYLDRYDPQTLPYPLFRESDIERQKAFGNIDQHTIEAINPLTSSGKDNITGSVERGDMGRIPPSAYDARLAKACYYAMIELIDDQFKRIVDTIEEMGQKENTLIIYMSDHGELLGDHGLIYKGCRFSEGSVRVPLIISWPARILKGVRSDALVELVDLAPTLLEAVSLEVPYYMQGKSLLSLLTGQADLGHHKDHVISEFNDSLNLPNHSHGTMYFDGRYKLTVYVGEAIGELYDLESDPGEFVNLWDDPAYSSLKSELMVRHFKAYLATSSAGILRSNETWPGAGHAPKSPSVYD